The Caminicella sporogenes DSM 14501 genomic interval TTGAACCTCTACCAAATCCTGCATCTACGCCTTGTTGAACAGCTATTTCTGGAGTAACTTGTGTTCCACCACAAGCTATGATAATTTTATCTCTTATACCTTTTTCTACACAATATTCATGTATCCTCTTCATATTTTTATAATGAATATCATCATGACTAATTATTGTTGAAGCTAATATAGCATCTGCATTCAATTCTATAGCTGCATCTACAAGTTTTTCTATAGGACAAGAAGTTCCCAAATATACAACTTCTATACCCCATTTCTCTATTCCACCATGTTTAATATCTATTACTTCACGAAGCCCAACTGAATGTTCATCTTCACCCACAGTTGCAGCAACAACTTTCATTGGCTTTCTTTCAATTTCTGCCCAAAGTTCTTCATCACTTAAAACTTCAGGTTCAGGTGGAATTTCCAATTTACTTATATCTACATCAAATTCTAATTTGCCTTTTAATTGAACCCTTGTACCTTCAGCTGGATGAAGAATTTCAAGATGAATAACTTCTGGATCTTGAAGATTCATTTTCTTAGCAAATTCTATAGCAGCAAATTCAGCTATTCTCTTATTAGTTGGTAAAAATAATTCGACTTGAACAGTTCCATCAGCTAACCATTCTACTTCAGGCTTTATATAATTTGAATTTCTATATTTTTCAGTTTCATCTAAACGTTTATATACATTATCATTTTCATCTAACTCATCAATAAATATAATTTTTTCAGGCTTTTCAAATGTACATCCGTCTATAAGTTTTGATGGATTATCTACTGCATCAGGGTCATACTGAGCAACATTATTATATCCATAATGAGCTGTAACAGGAGCCATATAGTCTTCATCTCTTTCAAATACTGTTCCTGCACCAACTCCTCCATCAATTTTTCTTCCTATACCATCTCCATTTCTCTCTGGATACATACCTGAATCAACAAAAAATCCTTTTTCTACAGCTTCAAAATATCCTCCTACTTCAATAATTTCTTCTAAAAAGAGAACTGCTCTTTCTTTTAACTCCCTAACTTTTTCAGGTAAATACCCTTCCTTTTTAAGTTCAACCATTTCAAGCAAACTATCAAGTCCTACTAAAGTTTGTTTAGCTGTATCACAAGCTTCTATATTGTACATATGCCATGGAACATTTCTTCCCTCATCAGGAGTTATTGTAGATTGAATATCTGCCCTTGTAAGTTTTGAAATCATCATATTCATTACATGAGTTACTGTAGCTTCTCTTGATGAAGAAGTAATATACTTAGTATTTTGTTGTGCTCTCATTTTGTATTCATCAAAGAAATCTCTTAGTGCAACAGCATATGGAAGGTCATACTTCATACATGGTACAGGTGAAGCTGAAGGCGGTACTGTTGAAAGGCAAATGTTTTCCTTCTTCATACCAACTTTATATGAATACATAGCATTTATACCATGCTGCACCATAAGTTCAGGCATTACTTTCCAAGCATCTCTTGCTGTTGCATTTGCATTATGTGCTCCATCTATCTGAGCCATATCTGCCCAAGCCATTATTTTTTTTGATTCTGCAGCATCAACAAAAGAACGCACCATATTTATGTTTCTATAAAGAACATTATACTGTGGGTCTTGGTGAGCACCATTAACTCCTTCTTCAGCAAACATAACTGCTATATCAGGACCTGCAACACCAGATACATAGGAATGATAATTTATAGGTCTTCCTACTTCTTCTTCTATTAAATCTAAAGCTTTTCTTTGAGCTCTAACTTGTTTTCTAGTTACAGGAATACCTCCTATACCTTGTGGAGTACCTTCTATAAGTCCATCATAATGAGATTGTCCTGCTGTTCTAATAACCATTATATGGTCAGCACCATGCCATGCAGCCATTCTCATTCTTCTTATATCATCTTCAAATCTTCCTGAAGCTATTTCAGTTGTAATAGTTTCTTGAGGCTGAGGGTCTAAATTATCAAAATATTGAACAGCTGCCGGAATACCTATTGAATTCTTTAAAGATTCTGAACAATCATGATAAACATGAGGTCCAATCTTTAATTCGTCAACTTTCTTTCTCCAAGTCCATCCCCTTCTCTTTGGTCTATAATTTTCTAAATCACTTAATATCTCTCTTATATCCAACTTTTCATTAGGGTTTAACTTTTTCATTATTCATTCCCCCCTTTGAATATTCTTACTGCGTCGTCCCAATGTTTCCCTTCTATCATTTCAAGGCCTGCTTGCCTTAGAGGAATGTTTTTTTCTTTAGATATTCTATAAACAATATGACCTACACCTTTTCCCATCAAACCCCTATCTATTGCTCCTTCTACTAATGGTTTAGCTTCTAAACTCGAAAAACCCATTCTCAATAAAACTGAACGTTCTATTGATGGAGTAGTATGGGTTCTAGCAAGTTCAAGTAGGGGGTCTACAATTTTCTCAAGCAATTCCCAAAATCTTGCTTTTAATTCTTCATCTGTTAAATTTGCAAGATGTTTTCTTCTCTCTTGAAAGTCATCTTCTCTTTTTATATATCCCTTCATAGACTTCCCTCCGTTTTAAAATTATTTTATATTGACATTCAATTCATTAAGAATATCCTCAACAAATTGACGGTTAGATTTTGTTTCATCAACTAAAAATATTAAATCTTCCTCTGAAATTTCAGTTGCATTATTATTTTTTATAGCATTTTTAATATAAGAAGCTCTTATTTTATTCATATCTAAATCAACTGCTTTAATTAACTTAGGATGCTCAGGTAAAATGATATTTTTACCGGGTACTTCTTCTCTTGGATTTCCAAACTTTACTTCTATTCCATTTTCCCTAGCAAATGAAAGTTGAGGTTGAATATGTTTTCCTGCTCCCGTATATTCTGTTTCCTGAACAACTATTATTTTATCTTCATCTAATTCTTGAGCTAAGCTAAATGCAGCTGCTAAAGAAGTATTTCCTGCCGGTCCTCTTTCAAGTCCTTCAAGTTGTGCTAAAACTTCAGTCATATAAAATACTTCACCTTGATTAATCGTTACATATCTATCCATATATCTGAGTGGTCTTGCAGCAGACCTCGGTACATCAGAACGGTCAGGCCAAGTAGCAAATGGCATTCCAAAACCTGTATGTCCAGTTGTAAAAGATTTTTTATTAAACTGCTTGTCTGAAGCCATATGAAGTCCTTTTAAATTTACACTAGCTCCTACAACAATAGTTTCTTTTGCTCCAGCTTTTAAAAGCCCTCTAGCTGTCCCAGTCAAGTTTCCTCCCCCTGCATTAGTACAAACAACTACATCAGGGTCTTTTCCTTCTCTCTCTCTCATCTGCATGGCAATTTCATAACCAAGTGTTTCTACTCCTGCAATTCCAAATGGAGTATATAATGATGCATTAAAATAACCTGTCTCTTCTAATAGCTTTAAGAAAGTATAAAAAAGCTCCGGTCCAACTGTCAGCTGAACAACTTCTGCACCATACGCTTCACATTTTCTTGCTTTTTCAATTATTTCAGGCTGTCCTACTCCCCTGCTGTCATAACACTCTTGAACTATAATACATTTTAAGCCATGCATAGCTGCTTGACTTGCAACTGCAGCACCATAATTCCCACTAGTTGCAGCTATTACCCCTTTATATCCAAGTTTTTTTGCATGGTATACAGCATTGGCTGCTCTTCTAGCTTTAAAACTTCCTGAAGGATTACATGCTTCATCTTTTATAAAAATTCTAGCACCCTTTCCCTTTGGAGAAAGTTTTCTTGCTAAATTTGTTAAATTTTTTAGCTCTAAAATTGGTGTATTGCCTACTCCTGTTGAACCTTGTATATTTTTCATTTCTTCAAGAGTATATCCCGTTTCTTTCATCATTCCTTCATAGTCAAAAGCTATTCCAGAATACTCAAATCTCTCATAATCTATTCCTACCGCTTTTTTCATTATTTCATTTTTTCTAGACATAACTGCTTCATAACTCATATCCTTAGTCATGGTCTTCACCTCCAAACAAAATATCTTTTACTTGAAGACCTATTTGAAGAAGTTCTGGAACACATGAACCAAAATTATGCTTATAAGATGGATTTACTTCTATCAATTTTCCATAAACTTCTCTTCCAGTCATAGTTCTTATTTTAACTTCATCTCCAATTTCTGCATCTTCTAATAAAAACCCTTTAACCCACATTTCTAAAGGAACTTTTTTCGTATCATCAGGCACTTGTGGTGCCCTTTCTTCAGGCTTTAACACAATATTATGCACTAAAACCCATTCACCTTTTTTAACCAATTATCATTCACCTGCCTTAGATAATATATTATTTTCTCTTTATAAATTCTCTCATATCGCCCATAATAGCTCTTGGTACTGGTAAATCTATCATTGTCTTTAAACCTGGTTCAGCATTTATCACATGTGGAATCATATTTACACACATAGCTATGGTTCCTAATCCACCATCTACTTCAGGTTTTATTGACATATTTACTTCTGGAGTTCCTTTTATAGTTATATAATCTCCCGTATAAGTTCCTTCCATTTCTGGCTCTATCTGCTGAGGATGTATCATATCTATTTTTACTTCGCCATTTACATAACCTTGTCCAGTCATATTTACTCCAGCAACATTTCCAGCTGCAGCAAAACCATATTTTGATTTTCTATCTACTGAAGTAACTATTGGTGCCATTTGCTGTTCAAATTTATCAATTTTCCATCCAATTGCATCTGCGATCATTTTTACTGATTCAGCAAATCCAACATGTCCTGATAACGTTCCATTTTCAACGCCTTTATTAAATTCCTCTACTGTCAATCCTACACCTTGTTCTTCCATTACTGCAGGTCCAAATGGTGACAAACTATTCACTCTTTTAGCCTGTATATATTCAACATCTGTCATACAACCAGTCAGACACACAACTAATAAATCCATTATTAAACCTGGATTAATACCTGTTCCCAAAATAGTTACACCATTTTCTTTAGCTATCTTGTCAAGCTCTGCTGCAAGTTCTGGGTTTTGAGCTTGAGGATAAGCCATTTCCTCTGCAGTTGAAATCACATTTACCTTTTTTTCTAAAGCAAATTTTAATCTTGGAAAAGCTTCTTTTGTAAAAGAATCCGTAGCACATAGACAAACATCACAACACCCTTCAGTCAATACTTCTTCGATATTCGGATTAATAATAACCGGTTTTCTTTCTCCTCTTTCAATACCTAAAACTTCATACATATCTTTTCCAACTCTAGCTTTATTTCTATCACACACACCTACTATTTCTACTCCCTTTTTTTTGAGGAGTACCTTAGCCATACCACTGCCCATTGCTCCAAAACCCCAAATCACTATTTTTATATTTTCCATAACAAAACACCTCCAAATATACTTTGCATTTAAGACTTTTTCTATAATAATAAATAAAAGCAATTATCATGCCAATTTTTTTAGAAGGATTTTTCCGAAAATTTATAAAAATGATTAAGTTTTTCTCTCTTTTTTCATATTTATAAGAATATTTAATCGTTTTCAAAAAAATAACCGCAAAATATTTTGCTAATAACAGCAAAATATTTTGCGGTTAAATAAGTCTATATTTTTTTAATTTGTATTGCAAATTTTGCCTTGAAATTCCTAAATTTTTAGAAGTTTTAGTAATATTATAATCATTTTTTATTAAATGATTTAAAATTATTTCTTTTTCAATATTAGCTAAATACTCACTTAAATCATTAACTTTATCATATCTGCTATCTCTATTTATATTCTTATTATTACCATTTAAAATCAATTCTTCTACATTATAAGGAAGATGCTCTTTTTTTATAACATGCTCATCAAATATCATATTCATAGCTGATTCAATAAAATTTTGCAGCTCTCTTACATTGCCGGGCCATCCATAATTCATAAAAGCTTCTAAGAGTTCTTCTGACATCATCCAAACATCTTTATTTAATTTTTCATTATAGTAATTTATAAAATGTTTTATAAGCAAAGGTATATCATCTTTTCTCTTTCTCAAAGGAGGTATTTTAATATTTATTACATTTATTCTATAATACAAATCTTTTCTTAAAATTCCCTTTTTAATAGCCTCTAATGGGTCTTCATTAGTAGCAGCTATTATTCTAACATCAACGGGTATATCTTTTAATCCTCCTATTCTCCTTATATATCCTTCTTGCAAAACTCTTAAGAGTTTTGCTTGTAAAGGTAAGCTCATTGAATTAATCTCATCTAAAAATAAAGTTCCACCACTTGCCTGTTCAAATAAACCCGGTCTATCAACAGCTCCTGTAAAACTCCCCTTACTAGTTCCAAATAAAATACTTTCCAACAAAGTTTCTGGAATGGCTGCACAATTTTGTGCTATAAAAGGTTTCTCTTTTCTGCGACTTTCATAATGTATGCTTTGAGCAAATAATTCTTTTCCAGTACCTGTTTCTCCATATATAAGCACACTAGAAGATGTCTGTGCTGCTCTCCGTGCAAATGCAATAGCTTTTAAGAATTTTTTATTTTGTCCTATTAGATTGTCAAATGTATAATGTTTTTTTTCATTTTTCTTATTGATATTGTAGTTTCTATTCAACTTTTGCCTTAGATTAATTATCTGTTCTGACAATTGACTAACTTTAGTCATATTTCTAGCTATTTCAATAGCTCCTAATACCTTTCCATTATTAATAATAGGCAGAGTAGTATTTATTGATGAAACTTTTTTTCCTTTTAAGTTTAAGTAACTCTGTTTATATTCTTCAATCATCTTACCTGTTCGTAATACTTTTAATAAAGTACTCGTTTCTTCAGTTAATGTTGGAAATACATCTAAAATATGTTTTCCAATAACTTGTTCTTTATCTAACCCTTCCATCTCTGACATGACAGAATTGTAAATAATCGTTTTCCCTTTGCTGTCAATAACATGTATGCCTTCTTCTATATACTGCAAAATATTTTGCAGTAATTTTTCCAATAAAATTTTATTTTTCATAAAAACCCCCCATACAAAATTAATTATTGTGAGGGAAAATAATTTTTAACTTAAAATTTTTGTAATTTTTGAATAGTATTTTTTACTATCCTTAAAACGTGTTTCATTTAATTTTATACATAAATACGATATTACTAATAAAATAAAACCAACTATAAAAGAATACATTTCTTTATTACTAATATTTAAAATTTCAAATATCTTAAAACTGCCAAAAATGCCGAAAATCAAAGTAAAAAAAGGTATTCCATATGCTATAAAAGCTGCCATAAGTACATTTGGAGTTTCTAAATCTATTTCCACAAAATCTCCTACTTTAGCATTTATTTCATTTATTGCTTCAATATCTATATTCATGTTTTCATCACCAATATGACATGCCCCGCAATTTCCACATGCAGAATGTTTTTGTAAAGTTACTTTTGCCCTATTACCTTTTATCTCTATTACTTTTCCTGTCCTTTTCATAAAACAATCCTCCAAATATAACTGATTTATTAATTAATAAAAAGCTATTTTACTTAATAAATTTAACCATTGTATTAATTAATTCATCTATAACTTCCTCCCCATTATCACTTTCAGCAAGAGCACTTTTAACACAACCTTTTAAATGATTTTCTAAAATCAAACCTCCTACTTTATTTATAGCTGACCTTACAGCAGCAATTTGTATCAATATATCATTACAATATCTATTTTCTTCTATCATTTTTTGTATTCCCTTTACTTGTCCTTCAATTCTTTTAAGTCTTTTTAATAGTACCTCTTTATCTTTTTCATATGAATTCATTATATCACCTCTTATACCCCAATGTGGTATTCATTATATTTTATTTTGTACAATTTGTCAATTTAATAATCCCCTCATGTCAAAAATACATAAGGGGATATTTAAAATCTAATCTAAATCTACTTTTATATGCAACTCCTCCAATTGTGCTATATCAGCTACTGCAGGAGCTTCTGTCATCAAACAGGTAGCATTTTGAGTTTTTGGAAAAGCTACTACATCTCTTATATTATCTGTACCAATAAAAATCATGGCAAGTCTGTCAAGACCATATGCTATTCCCCCATGTGGTGGTGTCCCATATTTAAATGCTTCCAATAAAAATCCAAATTTTTCATTTGCTTCTTCTTTTGTAAATCCTAACACATCAAACATTTTCTGCTGAATATCTGAATTGTGAATTCTAATACTTCCCCCACCTACTTCATATCCATTTATTACAAGGTCGTATGCTTTTGCTCTCACTTTGCTAGGGTCTTTATCCATAAGTTCAATGTCTTCATCAACTGGTGAAGTAAAAGGATGATGCTTAGCATAATATCTCTTTTCCTCTTCATCATACTCAAATAGAGGAAATTCAGTTACCCAAACTATTTTATATTCACTTTCATCAATAACTCCCAATTTCTTAGCAACTTCTACTCTTAATGCTCCTAATGTAGTATTTACAACTGAAGGCATATCTGCTACAAAAAGTATTAAATCTCCAGACTTTCCTTCCATTTCATCCAAAATAGCCTTTATATCTTCTTTTGATAAAAACTTTTCAATTGGAGATTCTATACCCTCGTCAGTTACTTTCATCCATGCTAAACCTTTTGCCCCATGAGATTTTGCAAATTTTTCTAGATTTTTTATACCTTTTTTGCTAAACTTATCTGCTCCGCCATTTATATTTATAGCTTTTACATCATTTCCATTTGCCACCGTATTTGAAAAAACTCCAAATCCGCAATTTTTAACAACTTCATTTAGTGATTTTAATTCATATCCAAATCTCAAATCTGGTTTGTCAGTTCCGTACTTTTCCATAGCTTCCTTATACGATATTTTTTCAAAAGGTATAGTTACATCTACATTAAGCACTTTTTTAAACAAAGTCTTTATTAGTTTTTCATTTATTTCGATTACATCATCTTCATCTACAAACGACATTTCTATATCTATTTGAGTAAATTCAGGCTGTCTGTCTGCCCTTAAATCTTCATCTCTAAAACATTTAACAATTTGATAATATTTATCAAATCCTGACACCATCAATAATTGCTTAAATATTTGCGGTGATTGAGGAAGTGCATAAAACTTTCCCGGATTTACTCTACTCGGTACAAGATAGTCTCTTGCTCCTTCTGGAGTCGGTTTTGTAAGTACGGGCGTTTCAATATCTAAAAATCCATTACTATCTAAAAAATCTCTAACTGTTTTAGTAATTTTATTTCTTAAAATTAAATTTTTCTGCATTTTTGGCTTTCTAAGGTCAAGATACCTATATTTAAGTCTTAGTTTTTCTCCCGCATCATCATCATCTCTTATGTGAATAGGTGGTACTTCTGCCTTAGACAATATTTTCAATTCATTTGCAAAAACTTCTATTTTACCAGTAGGTAAATTTTCATTTACTGCCTCTCTATGCCTTACTTCACCTTTTACAGCTATTACAAACTCTCCACGCAAACTATCTGCTTTATCAAATGCTTCTTTTGACACTTCAGTATCAAAAACTATTTGTACTATACCTTCTCTATCTCTTAAATCTACGAAAATGAGTCCTCCTAAATTCCTTTTTCTCTGCACCCAACCCATTAATATAACTTCTTGTCCTATATGCTCTGTACGAAGCTGTCCGCACATATGAGTTCTCTTCATTCCCTGCAACAGTTCAGCCATAATTATACCTCCTATACTAATCTATTCCTTATTTCTTCAACAATTAAACTAAGCTGAATTTCTTCTTGATTACCTGTTTTCATATTCTTTAAAGTTACTACTCCTTTATCTAATTCATTATCCCCAATTACTACTACAAATTTAGCTTGTAATTTGTCTGAATACTTAAATTGGGCTTTTATACTTCTACCTAAATGATCCATATCTACAGAAATCAAATTTTTTCTTAATTTATAAGATAATTCAACAGCTTTTTCATGAGTTCTCTGTCCTAACGTAGCTATAAACACATCAAGCATATCAGACTTAGGGATTTGTATATTGTTATTTTCTAGTGTAAGTAAAAGTCTTTCTTCTCCCAAGCCAAATCCTACTCCCGGAACTTTTATATCGCCAATTTCCTCAACTAATCCATCATATCTTCCACCACCGCATACAGTACTTTGAGCTCCAATTTCTTTAGAAACTATTTCAAATGCCGTTTTATTATAATAATCAAGTCCTCTGACTATTTTAGGGTCTATCTCAAAATCTATATCCATAACTTTTAAATATTTTTGAAGTTTTTCAAAATGTTCTCTACAGTCATCACATATGTAATCTAAAATCAAAGGAACATCAACTAACTGCTGCTTACAACTTTCATTTTTACAATCTATTATTCTCATAGGATTTTTTTCAAATCTAGCATTACAAGTTTTACAAAGTTTATCAAGCTTTTGTCTTAAATAATCTTTTAATACTTCATTATAGTTTTTTCTACACTTAGGACATCCTATACTATTTATTCTAAGCTGTAAATTTTCAAGTCCCAATTTTTCAAAAAATGCCATTGCAAGTCCTATGACTTCAGCATCAACAGAAGGATTTTCTGCTCCAAATACCTCTACTCCAAACTGATGAAAAGCTCTAAGTCTTCCAGCTTGAGGTCTTTCATATCTAAAACAAGGAGTTATATAGAATAATTTTGTAGGCTGTGCTTCTGCATACATTTTATTTTCCACAAATGCCCTCACAACAGGAGCAGTTCCTTCTGGTTTTAACGTTATATCTCTTCCACCATTATCAGTAAAAGTATACATCTCTTTTTGAACTATATCTGTAGTTTCTCCTACTCCTCTTTTAAATAACTCAGTATGTTCAAAAATTGGTGTCCTTATCTCTTTATATCCAAAGTTTCTACATATTTTCTTAAACTCATTTTCTACAAAGTTCCATTTATATACATCCGAAGGCAGTACATCTCTGGTACCTCTAGGTCTTTTAATTGACATTTTAAAGCCTCCTTTTTATTAATATTAGTTTCAAGTTTTAAAGTCATTTCTCTTTAACTCTCAGTTGTCAAGCTATTAACTCTCAGATTAGGTGTATTTCTTTAAAGACCTTAAATTTTTTAATTATTAATTTTAACTCTTATTTCTATATAAAACATTAGAATTTCTATTTCTATACAATAAAAACAAATCCTCTCATCCCTAATATAAAAGGGACGAGAGGTCAACATTCCCGCGGTACCACCCTACTTGGAAAAACCCACTTTACTAGTTAACGCCTAGTACGTACTACCCTACTATAATTTCAGGTAGTATGCTCTGAGGTGTCTTCACTATAATATCCGATGTTAGGCTTCCACCATCCCTAACTCGCTATAATCATAATTATAGCTACTCTTCCTCTTCATAGCATTTAACATTTAAGTTATCTAATTTTTTCATATATTATAAATTAGTTATGATTTTATGTCAAGGTCATTTATGTAATATTAATCGATTAATTGCATTTTTTTTCTATCAATCATTTCATCTACTCTATTTATATATTCATCTAAATTTTTTACATTTGGAACTCTTTCTAATCTATTTTCTTTAGGATAAACTATTTTAGATATTCCACCTGCTCCAAGAGCTATTATAGACTGTTTTTCTTCCATTATTTGAATATTATATATACATTCATGCCCATTTTTGCAATATCCTATATTTTCCAAATTACCTAACATGTATTTTTGCCTGTACATGTAATAAGGATACATCTGCATTTTTCCTGAATAATTTCTAGTCAAATTCAACATATAATTTGCCAACTTTTCCCGACTTAAATTGTAATCTTCAATATTTTCTCTAAGCCTTGAACTTCTTTTTACAGCTAATGTATGTACTGTAAGATTTTCAGGATTCATTCTTTGAATGTGCTCTAATGTATTTGTAAGCTCTAAAAGCCCTTCATCAGGCAGTCCAATTATTATATCCATATTTACGGTCCTAAATCCAATTTCTCTAGCCAATGTATATGCCTTTTTTATATCTTCAGTTGAATGACTTCTTCCAATAAGTTTCAAAGTCTTATCATTCATAGTTTGTGGATTTATACTAATCCTATCTATATTATTCTTCTTTAAAGTTAAAAGTTTTTCTCTCGTAATTGTATCAGGTCTTCCAGCTTCAACTGTAAATTCTTTGAGTTCAGTAATATCAAAATTTTCAAGTATATTTAGTATTAACTTTGAAAGTTGATTTGCTGATAAAGTAGTAGGAGTCCCTCCTCCTATATAAATGCTTTCTACTTTTTTTCCTAAATCATTTAACAGTTTCGCTGTTCCTTTTATTTCTTTAAAAAGCGATTTTAAATATTCTTCAACTTTATTTTTATTTTTATCTATCGGATTAGATGGAAAAGAACAGTATATACAGCGTGTCGGACAAAAAGGTATACTTATATAAATACTTACTAAATCTTCTCTTATAGGATATACATATTTTCTTTCACAAATAGCAACATCTGTAATTAATTTTATTTTTTCATCATTAAGTCTATATTTCTGTTTTAAAATATTTTTAATTTCTATAAGACTTACATTCTTATCTAATAGTTCATGTACTATTTTAGTAGGCCTTATTCCTGTTAGTATACCCCAAGGTGTACTGCTCTTGCTATAAATTTTACTTAATACATCATATATACTTAATTTAATATTTCTCTTTAATTCCTTTCTTCTATCTATTTGTTTATCCTCTTTTTTAAATTTATATTCTCTTTTATTACTATCTATTAAATTATTATTTTTAAAAATTTGTGTTTTAATAATAAATACATCATTACTTTCCACTACTTCATTGATTAAAAGTAAACTGTCTTCAGTTTTATTTAAATAATTTTCACATTCTGAAATAAAATTAATTTTTAAAATGCCAAAAGTCTTTATAAGTTCTCCTATTTCATATTTATAATCATGTCCTTTTAATACTACACTTATCATCATTTCACCTTTAATAATTTTTATTTAATTCATTTCTAAGTTTCACTACTTGTTCCTTTGGAACGCCTAACTCTCTAGCTATTTCTAAATCATCATATCCATTTTCTACTAATTCTATAAAATCATGAAAATCAATATCCAAAAAGCTATTTTTACTGCTTAAATAAGAACCTATCCTTTTTTTCATATGAACGCCTCCTAAAAACATCATTTTTTGTTAGTTTTGCCATATGATAAAAAGGATATTCTTTAATTTATTCTTTATAGCAAAAATGGATTTTTCTTCTTCTCTATTCCTATTGTAGAAGAAGGACCATGTCC includes:
- the hemZ gene encoding coproporphyrinogen dehydrogenase HemZ, which codes for MISVVLKGHDYKYEIGELIKTFGILKINFISECENYLNKTEDSLLLINEVVESNDVFIIKTQIFKNNNLIDSNKREYKFKKEDKQIDRRKELKRNIKLSIYDVLSKIYSKSSTPWGILTGIRPTKIVHELLDKNVSLIEIKNILKQKYRLNDEKIKLITDVAICERKYVYPIREDLVSIYISIPFCPTRCIYCSFPSNPIDKNKNKVEEYLKSLFKEIKGTAKLLNDLGKKVESIYIGGGTPTTLSANQLSKLILNILENFDITELKEFTVEAGRPDTITREKLLTLKKNNIDRISINPQTMNDKTLKLIGRSHSTEDIKKAYTLAREIGFRTVNMDIIIGLPDEGLLELTNTLEHIQRMNPENLTVHTLAVKRSSRLRENIEDYNLSREKLANYMLNLTRNYSGKMQMYPYYMYRQKYMLGNLENIGYCKNGHECIYNIQIMEEKQSIIALGAGGISKIVYPKENRLERVPNVKNLDEYINRVDEMIDRKKMQLID
- the hisS gene encoding histidine--tRNA ligase, encoding MSIKRPRGTRDVLPSDVYKWNFVENEFKKICRNFGYKEIRTPIFEHTELFKRGVGETTDIVQKEMYTFTDNGGRDITLKPEGTAPVVRAFVENKMYAEAQPTKLFYITPCFRYERPQAGRLRAFHQFGVEVFGAENPSVDAEVIGLAMAFFEKLGLENLQLRINSIGCPKCRKNYNEVLKDYLRQKLDKLCKTCNARFEKNPMRIIDCKNESCKQQLVDVPLILDYICDDCREHFEKLQKYLKVMDIDFEIDPKIVRGLDYYNKTAFEIVSKEIGAQSTVCGGGRYDGLVEEIGDIKVPGVGFGLGEERLLLTLENNNIQIPKSDMLDVFIATLGQRTHEKAVELSYKLRKNLISVDMDHLGRSIKAQFKYSDKLQAKFVVVIGDNELDKGVVTLKNMKTGNQEEIQLSLIVEEIRNRLV
- the aspS gene encoding aspartate--tRNA ligase, producing the protein MAELLQGMKRTHMCGQLRTEHIGQEVILMGWVQRKRNLGGLIFVDLRDREGIVQIVFDTEVSKEAFDKADSLRGEFVIAVKGEVRHREAVNENLPTGKIEVFANELKILSKAEVPPIHIRDDDDAGEKLRLKYRYLDLRKPKMQKNLILRNKITKTVRDFLDSNGFLDIETPVLTKPTPEGARDYLVPSRVNPGKFYALPQSPQIFKQLLMVSGFDKYYQIVKCFRDEDLRADRQPEFTQIDIEMSFVDEDDVIEINEKLIKTLFKKVLNVDVTIPFEKISYKEAMEKYGTDKPDLRFGYELKSLNEVVKNCGFGVFSNTVANGNDVKAININGGADKFSKKGIKNLEKFAKSHGAKGLAWMKVTDEGIESPIEKFLSKEDIKAILDEMEGKSGDLILFVADMPSVVNTTLGALRVEVAKKLGVIDESEYKIVWVTEFPLFEYDEEEKRYYAKHHPFTSPVDEDIELMDKDPSKVRAKAYDLVINGYEVGGGSIRIHNSDIQQKMFDVLGFTKEEANEKFGFLLEAFKYGTPPHGGIAYGLDRLAMIFIGTDNIRDVVAFPKTQNATCLMTEAPAVADIAQLEELHIKVDLD
- a CDS encoding metal-sensitive transcriptional regulator, yielding MNSYEKDKEVLLKRLKRIEGQVKGIQKMIEENRYCNDILIQIAAVRSAINKVGGLILENHLKGCVKSALAESDNGEEVIDELINTMVKFIK